The Fimbriimonas ginsengisoli Gsoil 348 genome window below encodes:
- the dapA gene encoding 4-hydroxy-tetrahydrodipicolinate synthase has product MGAFFGPKDWGKLLTAMLTPFHEDGSVNYDEAGRLAAYLVDKQKNDGLVVNGTTGESPTLTEEEKLKLLEVVLAAVGDRAAVIFGAGTYNTAESIHVTREADRRGAHGIMLVNPYYNKPGQAGLYAHFSTIAKETELPVMLYNIMPRSSINLETSTLLRLAEIRNIVAVKEASGSIPQISDVCRQAPEGFRIYSGDDALTLPILSLGGHGLVSVAAHIVGDRLKEMIERFPTDPKGAAAIHHELTPTFKAIFSAPSPVPIKYATSKQGFACANVRLPLVELSDEERAVVDAGLGM; this is encoded by the coding sequence ATGGGCGCATTTTTTGGACCGAAGGATTGGGGCAAGCTCCTCACCGCAATGCTCACGCCGTTCCACGAGGACGGCTCCGTCAACTACGACGAGGCGGGACGCCTCGCCGCCTACCTCGTCGACAAACAGAAAAACGACGGACTGGTAGTGAACGGCACCACCGGCGAATCGCCGACGCTGACGGAAGAGGAGAAACTTAAACTTCTGGAGGTCGTGCTCGCCGCCGTCGGCGACCGCGCCGCCGTCATCTTCGGCGCCGGCACCTACAACACCGCCGAGTCGATCCACGTGACGCGCGAAGCCGACCGTCGCGGCGCTCACGGCATCATGCTGGTCAATCCTTACTACAACAAGCCCGGACAAGCCGGCTTGTACGCGCACTTCTCCACGATCGCCAAGGAAACCGAACTCCCGGTGATGCTTTACAACATAATGCCGCGTAGCTCGATCAACTTGGAAACGTCGACCTTGCTCCGTCTCGCCGAGATCCGAAACATCGTCGCGGTAAAGGAGGCGAGCGGATCGATTCCCCAGATCAGCGACGTCTGCCGCCAAGCCCCGGAAGGGTTCCGCATCTACAGTGGCGACGACGCCCTGACCCTGCCGATCTTGAGCCTCGGCGGGCACGGTTTGGTAAGCGTCGCCGCCCATATCGTGGGTGACCGCCTCAAGGAAATGATCGAGCGCTTCCCCACCGATCCCAAAGGCGCGGCCGCGATCCACCACGAGCTTACGCCCACCTTCAAAGCCATCTTCTCCGCCCCCAGCCCCGTCCCGATCAAGTACGCGACTAGCAAGCAAGGCTTCGCCTGCGCCAACGTCCGCCTCCCCCTGGTCGAGCTGAGCGACGAAGAACGAGCAGTAGTGGATGCCGGCCTAGGAATGTAG
- a CDS encoding GNAT family N-acetyltransferase encodes MPSIIVRPMQPEDAGGFYDVRALTYNNGDPVPEERRVFKHTRPFAALSDGEVAGAFVTLDLTCTRGKATLRCVGVAGVAVYPHRRKGGIGTTMMKWLIRQLREEGIPVASLYAFREPFYRRAGYEVAGKRLKIVCPTPRFPKVAHDLPIRRLTPADWEQLNPCYEAFAHARSGLSLRTEKLWERVLGENRPLTIYAAGDPVEAYAVVSHNVDFWSTDHISDVAWSTLEGYRALLDTFAGIGINKTALSWFEPSDSPFFAQYLDQGVQVTADRPVMFRVCDVPLALRSLHTEESGEFTIRVVDDVVPENEGPWRVAFRPGEVVVEPADTAELTLDVRPFAQAFLGEPSLADLARLGLVTVGNAAALKAAQRLMPPSPVICADFF; translated from the coding sequence ATGCCGTCAATCATCGTTCGACCGATGCAACCCGAGGATGCCGGGGGTTTTTACGACGTCCGGGCGTTGACGTATAACAATGGCGACCCGGTGCCGGAGGAACGGCGCGTATTCAAGCACACCCGCCCGTTCGCCGCGTTGTCCGACGGCGAGGTCGCGGGGGCGTTCGTTACCCTCGATCTCACCTGTACGCGCGGAAAGGCGACTTTGAGGTGCGTGGGCGTGGCCGGCGTGGCGGTTTATCCGCACCGGCGGAAGGGGGGCATCGGGACCACGATGATGAAGTGGCTGATCCGCCAGCTGCGAGAAGAGGGAATCCCGGTGGCGAGCCTGTACGCATTCCGCGAGCCCTTCTACCGGCGGGCGGGATATGAGGTCGCGGGAAAGCGGCTCAAGATCGTTTGCCCCACGCCGCGCTTCCCAAAGGTCGCGCACGACTTGCCGATTCGACGGCTTACGCCGGCGGATTGGGAGCAGTTGAACCCTTGTTACGAAGCGTTCGCCCATGCGCGTAGCGGGCTTAGCTTGCGCACGGAGAAGCTATGGGAGCGGGTCCTCGGCGAGAACCGTCCGCTGACGATCTACGCCGCCGGCGATCCGGTCGAGGCGTACGCGGTGGTCAGCCACAACGTCGACTTTTGGTCAACCGACCATATTTCGGACGTCGCTTGGTCGACTCTGGAAGGATATCGAGCGCTCCTCGACACCTTTGCCGGGATCGGCATCAACAAGACCGCGCTCTCTTGGTTCGAGCCATCCGACTCGCCGTTCTTTGCGCAGTATCTCGACCAAGGGGTGCAGGTAACCGCGGATCGGCCGGTGATGTTTCGCGTTTGTGACGTGCCGTTGGCACTCCGTTCTCTGCATACGGAGGAGTCGGGCGAGTTCACTATTCGGGTGGTGGACGACGTGGTCCCCGAGAACGAGGGGCCTTGGCGGGTGGCGTTCCGACCGGGCGAGGTGGTGGTCGAGCCGGCGGATACCGCGGAACTGACGCTGGACGTTCGGCCCTTTGCGCAGGCGTTTCTTGGCGAGCCGAGCCTCGCGGATCTCGCGAGGCTCGGGCTCGTGACGGTTGGGAATGCCGCCGCGCTAAAGGCGGCGCAACGGCTAATGCCGCCGTCGCCGGTCATCTGCGCGGATTTCTTCTAG
- a CDS encoding NAD(P)/FAD-dependent oxidoreductase codes for MNTVDVTIIGGGPCGLFASFYAGLRGMSVRIIDSLPELGGQLTALYPEKYVYDMPGFPKVLAKDLARELIRQGTQFETEVVLEETASALEKTDDGYLIRTLKGLELPTRTVIISAGAGAFQPTKIGVEREEDFAGKGIYYGVKDKARFAGKNIAIVGGGDSAFDWALNLEDVAGPMTLIHRRDVFKAHEDSVDKVKASRVEMKLWYAVKALHGDGEITGVTLENTQTKECHHHECDAVIVNIGFKSSLGPIKEWGLDIEKNQIKVDERYETNLPGVFAVGDVCSFPSKIKLIATGVGEAATAVCYAKTRLDPAAKLFPGHSSDMELPATH; via the coding sequence ATGAACACCGTGGACGTGACGATCATCGGCGGCGGCCCCTGCGGCCTTTTCGCGAGCTTTTATGCCGGCCTGCGCGGGATGTCGGTGCGCATCATCGACTCCTTACCGGAGCTCGGCGGCCAGCTCACGGCCCTTTACCCCGAAAAGTACGTTTACGATATGCCGGGATTTCCCAAGGTGCTGGCGAAGGACCTCGCCCGCGAACTGATTCGTCAGGGCACGCAGTTCGAAACCGAGGTTGTTCTCGAAGAGACCGCTTCGGCACTGGAAAAGACCGACGACGGCTACCTCATCCGAACTCTTAAAGGTCTCGAGCTTCCAACTCGTACCGTGATCATCTCCGCCGGTGCGGGCGCCTTCCAACCGACTAAGATCGGAGTCGAGAGGGAGGAGGATTTCGCCGGCAAGGGAATCTACTACGGCGTGAAGGACAAGGCGCGGTTTGCCGGCAAGAACATCGCCATTGTCGGCGGCGGCGACTCCGCCTTCGACTGGGCGCTCAATCTCGAAGACGTGGCCGGCCCGATGACCCTCATCCACCGCCGCGACGTCTTCAAGGCGCACGAAGACTCGGTCGACAAGGTCAAAGCCAGCCGAGTCGAGATGAAGCTCTGGTACGCCGTCAAGGCGCTCCACGGCGACGGCGAGATCACCGGCGTCACTCTGGAGAACACCCAAACCAAAGAGTGCCATCACCACGAATGCGACGCCGTCATCGTAAATATCGGCTTCAAGTCGAGCCTCGGCCCGATCAAGGAATGGGGCCTCGATATCGAGAAGAACCAGATCAAGGTGGACGAGCGGTACGAGACGAACCTTCCCGGCGTCTTCGCCGTGGGCGACGTCTGCTCCTTCCCGAGCAAGATCAAGCTCATCGCCACCGGCGTCGGTGAGGCCGCTACCGCCGTCTGCTACGCCAAAACCCGCCTAGACCCCGCCGCCAAACTCTTCCCCGGCCACTCCTCCGACATGGAGCTCCCGGCAACGCATTAA
- the cmk gene encoding (d)CMP kinase — protein sequence MNAHKSIVIAIDGPAGAGKSTVSKRLAHELGLHYLDTGAMYRALALKADRAGLDPADGAGVAALMEDTTIDFGDGEPQRVLLDGEDVTDAIRTLKAGELASAISTQTPVRRALVVRQQALVAKGGVILEGRDATTVIAPHADVKVYLTASLEERAKRRTTEMVNKGMEPSFEDVRSQIENRDHRDITRDDSPLTVAPDAHLVESAGLTVDQVVAAIKALLPNE from the coding sequence ATGAACGCACACAAATCCATCGTCATCGCTATCGACGGTCCGGCCGGGGCCGGCAAAAGCACGGTCTCCAAGCGTCTCGCCCACGAGCTCGGGCTCCATTACCTGGATACCGGCGCGATGTACCGAGCTCTCGCATTAAAGGCGGATCGAGCCGGTTTGGATCCGGCCGACGGAGCCGGCGTCGCCGCGCTCATGGAAGATACGACGATCGACTTCGGCGATGGGGAGCCCCAGCGTGTGCTGCTGGACGGGGAGGATGTTACCGACGCCATCCGCACCCTCAAAGCGGGCGAGCTGGCCAGCGCGATCTCCACCCAAACCCCGGTCCGGCGCGCCCTCGTCGTGCGGCAGCAGGCACTCGTCGCCAAGGGCGGCGTCATCCTCGAGGGTCGCGACGCCACCACCGTCATCGCCCCTCATGCCGACGTGAAGGTGTACCTGACCGCTTCCCTCGAAGAGCGCGCCAAGCGGCGCACCACCGAGATGGTCAACAAAGGGATGGAGCCCTCGTTCGAGGATGTTCGTTCACAGATCGAGAACCGCGACCACCGGGACATCACCCGGGACGACAGTCCGCTCACTGTCGCGCCCGATGCCCATCTGGTGGAGTCGGCCGGGTTAACCGTGGACCAGGTCGTCGCCGCCATCAAAGCGCTCCTGCCGAACGAGTAA
- a CDS encoding prephenate dehydrogenase — protein sequence MKVGVVGLGLIGGSIGLALRDPSREILGFDPSEANAKLALDRFCVDRLAPLEEVAKAEIVFVAAPPLHVIAVLDQIAKLRGEQTVVTDCTSVKAEVAAWAVRTGAPWFVGGHPMAGHEKSGPGFASSWMFRNARWILTPVKATDKAAVKQVEELVRAMGAVPVRAKPDAHDRQVAILSHLPHAFASVLVTLGEELERTDVAAGSWRDLTRVGGVDPDLWSQILLGNRTELTKVLEDAERELAALREALQTDDRKAVRAILERSRIAKKKQEA from the coding sequence ATGAAGGTGGGCGTAGTCGGGCTGGGATTGATCGGCGGATCGATCGGTCTCGCTCTTCGCGATCCTTCCCGAGAGATTCTCGGATTCGATCCTTCCGAAGCGAACGCCAAGCTCGCCCTCGACCGCTTTTGTGTCGACCGCCTCGCCCCATTGGAGGAGGTCGCGAAGGCAGAGATCGTCTTCGTCGCCGCGCCGCCGCTTCACGTCATTGCCGTGCTTGACCAAATCGCCAAACTCCGCGGCGAACAAACCGTGGTAACCGATTGCACAAGCGTGAAGGCCGAGGTAGCGGCTTGGGCTGTCCGCACCGGCGCGCCCTGGTTCGTCGGCGGACACCCGATGGCGGGGCATGAAAAGTCAGGCCCCGGCTTCGCCTCTTCCTGGATGTTCCGCAACGCCCGATGGATCCTCACCCCCGTTAAGGCGACGGACAAAGCGGCTGTCAAGCAAGTGGAAGAGCTCGTTCGCGCCATGGGCGCGGTTCCGGTCCGCGCCAAACCGGATGCGCACGACCGCCAGGTCGCCATCCTCAGCCATCTTCCCCACGCCTTCGCCTCGGTCCTGGTCACGTTGGGCGAAGAGCTCGAACGGACCGACGTCGCCGCCGGCTCCTGGCGTGACCTCACCCGGGTGGGCGGGGTCGACCCCGACCTCTGGTCCCAGATCCTCCTCGGCAATCGGACCGAGCTCACCAAAGTGCTGGAAGACGCCGAGCGCGAGCTGGCCGCCTTGCGCGAAGCGCTCCAAACCGACGACCGAAAGGCGGTCCGCGCCATCCTAGAACGGTCCCGAATCGCGAAGAAGAAACAAGAAGCATGA
- a CDS encoding DUF1501 domain-containing protein, with amino-acid sequence MDPIREAELMMTRRQLFGKTTLGLGTAALSRLLMTGGMAGGLAAAAMGSEGHKGLAGMPNFAPKAKHVIYLFMNGGPSQLDLWDYKPKLNDIYDTDLPDRVRRGQRITTMTSGQTRFPIAPSRYKFKKYDNQADGVWVSELLPHTAGIVNDLCVVRSMWTEAINHDPAVTYIQTGSQLPGRPSMGSWVSYGLGTENENLPTYVVLHSKVSSGKVDQALFSRLWGTGFLPSEYQGVSLRSSGDPVLYLTDPDGMDRTTRRGMLNDLAKLNEMQLGAFGDPEIAARITQYEMAYRLQTSVPDLMDLSKESADTFELYGKEAHEPGTFAANCLLARRMVERGVRYIQIFHRGWDQHGNLTGDLPMQTKDVDQACAALVKDLKQRGLLDDTLVIWGGEFGRTVYCQGALSHENYGRDHHPRAFTVWMAGGGVQPGIAYGQTDDYGYNIVDKDGAVIDPSVDTLTPGAVHVHDLQATILNQLGVDHTKLTYRYQGRDFRLTDVHGHVVKDLIK; translated from the coding sequence ATGGACCCGATTCGCGAAGCCGAGCTGATGATGACGCGCCGACAATTGTTCGGCAAGACCACCCTAGGACTGGGAACGGCGGCCCTGAGCCGCCTCCTGATGACCGGGGGAATGGCGGGAGGGTTGGCGGCGGCCGCGATGGGGAGCGAAGGGCACAAGGGACTTGCCGGAATGCCGAACTTCGCCCCGAAAGCGAAGCACGTCATCTACCTCTTCATGAACGGCGGCCCCAGCCAGCTCGACCTCTGGGATTACAAGCCGAAGCTGAACGACATCTATGATACCGATCTCCCTGATCGGGTTCGGCGTGGGCAGCGGATCACCACGATGACGAGCGGCCAGACGCGGTTCCCGATCGCGCCCTCACGCTACAAGTTCAAGAAGTACGACAACCAGGCCGACGGCGTCTGGGTGAGCGAGCTTCTCCCGCACACGGCGGGGATCGTGAACGACCTATGCGTCGTCCGCTCGATGTGGACGGAGGCGATCAATCACGACCCCGCGGTCACCTACATCCAGACCGGAAGCCAGCTTCCCGGGCGCCCAAGCATGGGCTCGTGGGTGAGCTACGGGCTGGGTACCGAGAACGAGAATCTGCCCACCTACGTGGTGCTCCACAGCAAGGTCTCGAGCGGCAAAGTCGACCAGGCGCTTTTCTCGCGGCTCTGGGGCACGGGATTCTTGCCGAGCGAGTACCAGGGGGTCAGCCTCCGGTCTTCCGGAGATCCGGTGCTGTATCTCACCGATCCGGACGGCATGGACCGTACCACCCGGAGGGGGATGTTGAACGACCTCGCGAAGCTGAACGAGATGCAGCTTGGCGCTTTCGGCGACCCCGAGATTGCGGCCCGCATTACGCAGTACGAGATGGCGTACCGGCTGCAGACCAGCGTTCCCGACCTGATGGACCTGAGCAAAGAGTCGGCGGACACGTTCGAGCTCTACGGTAAAGAAGCCCACGAACCGGGGACGTTCGCCGCGAACTGCCTGCTGGCTCGCCGGATGGTGGAGCGCGGCGTTCGATACATCCAGATCTTCCACCGAGGCTGGGACCAGCACGGCAACTTGACCGGCGACCTTCCGATGCAGACCAAAGACGTCGACCAGGCATGCGCGGCGTTAGTGAAGGATCTTAAGCAGCGCGGACTGCTGGACGACACGCTCGTCATCTGGGGAGGCGAGTTCGGCCGAACGGTCTATTGCCAGGGCGCGCTTTCGCACGAGAATTACGGGCGCGACCACCACCCACGGGCGTTTACGGTGTGGATGGCCGGCGGCGGCGTGCAGCCGGGAATCGCCTATGGCCAGACCGACGACTATGGCTACAACATCGTCGACAAGGACGGCGCCGTCATCGACCCGAGCGTAGACACGCTGACGCCAGGGGCGGTGCACGTCCACGACCTACAGGCAACGATTCTGAACCAGCTCGGCGTCGATCACACGAAGCTGACCTACCGGTACCAGGGCCGCGACTTCCGGCTTACGGACGTTCACGGCCACGTGGTGAAGGATCTGATCAAGTAG
- the aroA gene encoding 3-phosphoshikimate 1-carboxyvinyltransferase codes for MTLEISPVATLQGDLRPPSDKSLTHRAYMFASIADGDSVVRMPLRGEDCESTLHCLIQLGLRHEWMSPSEIRLVPPREWQVPRGDLDCGNSGTTMRLMSGLLASRPLDVTLVGDASLSRRPMQRIAEPLRMMGATVEGDTAPLHIVGGQLRGIDYVSPVASAQIKSCVLLAGLGAEGVTSVREPSPSRDHTERMLRATGVRIEQNGAVSLAGGQRPHGFEITIPADISSAAFFLVAAAMLPQSSLAIHDLSMNPTRTGILDVLRQCGVPYELLGEREELGEPVSTLEIRAPKFLKPFEISGSLVPRLIDEIPVLAVLATQCEGTSVIRDARELRVKETDRIETVSTGLRAMGAEVETFEDGLAITGPTKLKAAQIDAAGDHRIGMAFAIAGLISDGGVKIDNAESIATSYPGFTDDLMRLAII; via the coding sequence ATGACCCTCGAAATCTCCCCCGTGGCCACTCTCCAAGGCGACTTGCGCCCACCCAGCGACAAGTCGCTCACCCACCGCGCCTATATGTTCGCCTCCATCGCGGACGGCGACTCGGTGGTGCGGATGCCGTTGCGCGGAGAGGACTGCGAATCCACGCTGCACTGCTTGATCCAGCTCGGCCTCCGGCACGAGTGGATGAGCCCCTCCGAGATCCGCCTCGTTCCTCCTAGAGAGTGGCAAGTGCCAAGGGGCGACCTCGACTGCGGGAACAGCGGCACCACGATGCGGCTGATGAGCGGCCTTCTCGCCAGCCGGCCGCTCGATGTAACGCTCGTCGGCGACGCCTCCCTCAGCCGCCGCCCGATGCAACGGATCGCCGAGCCACTGCGCATGATGGGCGCGACCGTCGAAGGCGACACCGCTCCGCTCCACATTGTCGGCGGACAGCTTCGCGGCATAGACTACGTCAGTCCCGTCGCCAGCGCGCAGATCAAGAGCTGCGTCCTACTTGCCGGATTGGGGGCAGAAGGGGTTACGAGCGTCCGAGAGCCGAGTCCGAGCCGGGACCACACGGAGCGGATGCTCCGCGCGACCGGGGTTCGGATCGAGCAGAACGGCGCCGTCTCCCTCGCCGGCGGCCAGCGCCCGCACGGCTTCGAGATCACGATCCCGGCCGACATCTCTTCTGCCGCTTTCTTCCTCGTGGCCGCCGCCATGCTGCCCCAGTCCAGTTTGGCCATCCACGACCTGAGCATGAATCCCACCCGCACCGGCATCCTCGACGTCCTCCGGCAATGCGGCGTGCCGTACGAGCTACTCGGCGAGCGAGAGGAGCTCGGTGAGCCGGTCTCCACTCTGGAAATCCGCGCGCCGAAGTTTCTCAAACCGTTCGAAATCTCCGGATCGCTAGTACCGCGCCTCATCGACGAGATCCCCGTCCTCGCCGTGCTCGCCACCCAATGCGAGGGAACGAGCGTCATCCGCGACGCTCGTGAGTTGCGCGTGAAAGAGACTGACCGGATCGAGACTGTCTCCACCGGCCTGCGCGCCATGGGCGCCGAGGTCGAGACGTTCGAGGATGGACTCGCGATCACCGGCCCCACCAAGTTGAAAGCCGCTCAAATCGACGCCGCCGGGGACCACCGGATTGGGATGGCGTTCGCGATCGCCGGGTTGATCTCCGATGGCGGGGTCAAGATCGACAACGCCGAATCGATCGCCACCAGTTATCCCGGCTTCACCGACGACCTGATGCGATTGGCCATTATCTAG
- a CDS encoding DUF1553 domain-containing protein has product MKASLPALLLSLGVVGYAVTPVQTPAAAERVSFSRDVKPILSQRCFKCHGPDVTKAAAGLRLDSFAGATKLLAGGHAAIVPRKPDASWLLKRVGAPDKEMRMPPPDAGVPSLTPAQVDILRRWIAQGAKYELHWSFVPPKLPAAPSVSDPKWCRNLIDRFVMAKLDKAGLKPEPEADRETLAMRASLTLTGLQPTPAALERFLKDKGTGAYERYVDRLLASPTYGEHQARYWLDAVRYGDTHGLHLDNERGIYPYRDWVVRAFNKDLPFDKFTEWQLAGDLLPKPTTEQLVATGYVRMNPTSDEGGAIEEEFLARNTFDRVDTTSTVFLGLSVACARCHDHKYDPIKQRDYYGLYAFFNSTEDKPLDDNALLPPPVVRAATEEEESHLAALDRELAALTAKVDASVAEDWLTKSHVPNPATRDWQVSPVYMAANFEEAYAKAQPGEPGQAEPAWKPVKLEVGKPLANIIAKENASIYVRGTISVEKARTITLGVSSDDGIKIWLNGNLIHDNKALRGLTTATDAVKADLKAGDNVLVAKVVNAGGEDGINIRMGDPGAERMDKALADFHKSPTPAAADELRRIYLENGPASVGAIRFRTVRKERDDFEAGIPMTMIAKEMMKPRPAFILRRGEYNLKGDPVVRHIPPSLGALPTAAKADRLSLAKWFISPSNPLVARVFVNRVWQQHFGTGIVKTAEDFGSQGEWPVNPELLDYLAVTFVQNGWSVKQLNRMIVTSASFRQSSRISKAKHEADPENRLISRGPRYRLDAEVIRDKALAAGGLLLHQVGGKGFKPYQPDGLWEAIAFDSSTTAKYMRDRGDTIYRRSLYLFWKRTSPHPVMLTFDAPMRDSCVVRRSRTNTPLQALTTLNEPAFLEASRTMAEILLRAPGDDESRLRKGYEIALGRAPKPAEISLIKGALERYRQRYAADPAGAEHLLKVGDAPRSQAIPASEHAAWMLICSTLMNTDEFLCMH; this is encoded by the coding sequence ATGAAGGCATCGCTTCCTGCTTTATTGTTGTCCCTGGGGGTCGTCGGCTATGCCGTGACCCCGGTTCAGACGCCTGCCGCCGCCGAGCGGGTCAGCTTTAGCCGCGACGTTAAACCGATCCTGAGCCAGCGGTGCTTCAAGTGCCACGGCCCCGACGTGACGAAAGCCGCGGCTGGACTGCGACTTGACTCTTTCGCGGGGGCAACGAAGCTCTTGGCCGGCGGTCACGCCGCGATCGTCCCCAGGAAGCCGGACGCGTCTTGGTTGCTGAAGCGAGTGGGCGCGCCCGACAAAGAGATGCGGATGCCGCCGCCCGATGCGGGAGTCCCCAGCCTTACGCCGGCCCAGGTGGACATCCTCCGGCGTTGGATCGCCCAAGGTGCGAAGTACGAGCTTCACTGGTCGTTCGTCCCACCTAAGCTGCCGGCCGCTCCCTCGGTGAGCGACCCCAAGTGGTGCCGTAACCTCATCGACCGTTTCGTCATGGCGAAGCTCGATAAGGCGGGGCTGAAGCCGGAACCGGAAGCCGACCGCGAAACGCTGGCGATGCGGGCGTCGCTAACCCTCACCGGGCTCCAACCGACTCCGGCGGCGCTCGAGCGATTCCTTAAAGACAAGGGCACGGGCGCCTACGAGCGGTACGTCGACCGGCTCCTCGCCAGCCCGACCTATGGCGAGCACCAAGCCAGATATTGGCTTGACGCGGTTCGATACGGCGACACGCATGGCCTTCACCTCGACAACGAGCGGGGAATCTATCCGTACCGAGACTGGGTCGTGCGAGCGTTCAACAAGGATCTTCCGTTCGACAAGTTCACCGAGTGGCAGCTTGCCGGAGACCTCTTGCCGAAGCCGACCACCGAGCAGCTTGTGGCCACCGGTTACGTCCGAATGAATCCGACATCGGACGAGGGGGGCGCGATCGAGGAAGAGTTCCTCGCCCGCAATACGTTTGACCGGGTGGATACGACCTCTACGGTTTTCCTCGGCCTCTCGGTGGCATGTGCCCGGTGCCACGACCACAAGTACGACCCGATCAAGCAGCGCGACTACTATGGGCTGTACGCCTTCTTCAACAGCACGGAAGACAAGCCGCTCGACGATAACGCTCTGTTGCCGCCTCCGGTCGTCCGAGCCGCTACTGAAGAAGAAGAGTCGCACCTCGCGGCATTGGACCGGGAGCTGGCGGCGCTCACGGCGAAGGTGGACGCTTCCGTCGCCGAGGATTGGCTGACGAAGAGCCATGTGCCGAACCCAGCGACCCGGGATTGGCAAGTCAGTCCGGTCTACATGGCAGCGAACTTCGAGGAAGCTTATGCGAAGGCGCAGCCGGGAGAGCCGGGCCAAGCGGAGCCGGCTTGGAAGCCGGTCAAATTGGAGGTGGGCAAGCCGCTCGCCAACATCATCGCCAAAGAGAACGCCTCCATTTACGTGCGAGGCACGATCTCGGTCGAAAAAGCGCGGACGATCACTTTGGGCGTCTCGAGCGACGATGGAATCAAGATCTGGTTGAACGGCAACTTGATCCACGACAACAAGGCGCTACGTGGGCTCACGACGGCTACCGATGCGGTCAAGGCGGATCTCAAGGCAGGCGATAACGTGTTGGTTGCCAAGGTCGTGAACGCGGGCGGCGAAGACGGGATCAACATCCGGATGGGGGACCCCGGGGCTGAGCGGATGGACAAGGCGCTCGCCGATTTCCACAAGAGCCCGACACCGGCGGCGGCTGACGAGCTTCGACGGATCTACTTGGAGAACGGTCCCGCTTCCGTTGGCGCGATCCGGTTTCGGACGGTTCGGAAGGAGCGAGACGACTTCGAGGCGGGCATTCCGATGACGATGATCGCGAAGGAGATGATGAAGCCGCGCCCGGCATTCATCCTTCGCCGCGGCGAATACAACTTGAAGGGCGATCCGGTGGTGCGCCACATTCCGCCGTCGCTGGGTGCGTTGCCCACCGCCGCAAAAGCCGACCGGCTCTCGCTCGCGAAATGGTTTATTTCACCCTCGAACCCGTTGGTGGCTCGAGTCTTCGTCAACCGTGTATGGCAGCAGCACTTCGGCACGGGGATCGTGAAGACGGCGGAGGATTTTGGCAGCCAAGGAGAGTGGCCGGTGAATCCTGAGTTGCTCGACTACCTGGCGGTCACCTTCGTACAGAACGGCTGGAGCGTGAAGCAACTGAACCGGATGATCGTGACGTCCGCGTCTTTCCGGCAGAGCTCGCGGATTTCGAAGGCAAAGCACGAAGCCGACCCCGAGAACCGGCTTATCTCGCGCGGCCCGCGCTACCGGCTCGACGCCGAGGTCATTCGGGACAAGGCACTGGCGGCGGGCGGGCTGCTGCTCCACCAAGTGGGTGGCAAGGGGTTCAAGCCGTACCAGCCGGACGGACTATGGGAGGCGATCGCCTTCGACAGCAGCACGACGGCGAAGTACATGCGCGACCGCGGGGACACGATTTACCGGCGGAGCTTGTACCTTTTCTGGAAGCGAACGAGTCCGCACCCGGTGATGCTCACCTTCGACGCGCCGATGCGCGATAGCTGCGTCGTCCGGCGCAGCCGGACGAACACGCCGCTACAGGCATTGACGACCTTAAACGAGCCTGCCTTCTTGGAGGCGAGCCGCACGATGGCGGAGATCCTCCTCCGCGCCCCCGGCGACGACGAAAGCCGTCTCCGAAAGGGTTACGAGATCGCGCTCGGACGAGCGCCTAAGCCGGCCGAGATCTCGCTTATTAAGGGCGCCTTGGAGCGCTATCGGCAACGGTACGCGGCCGATCCGGCCGGAGCCGAGCATCTGCTCAAAGTCGGCGACGCCCCGCGCTCTCAAGCCATCCCGGCTTCCGAGCACGCAGCCTGGATGCTGATCTGCTCGACCCTGATGAACACGGACGAGTTTCTGTGTATGCACTAA